In Oceanivirga salmonicida, the following proteins share a genomic window:
- a CDS encoding tetratricopeptide repeat protein: protein MTINDKIKYINESRIKRQELIRDSKTTEEVELLKQMTKYIKEVYGNTSNVTIDILNELGGTSKYIGDYETAINSLVEAREIIANKFSKDCIPYATTTLNLAEVYRFKGDITKLEPLYLQVKKIYDEYDMQKTYEYASICNNLGLYYQDTNRPKEALELHKTSYDILQELVEYKIALATTLNNMALAYRGVGEIEKSDECIKSCLKMYEKEVGKGHAMYSSALNSMAVAMFQKGDLEKALELFEKGLFICEASFGTESINYKKVKENVEMVKETIKLRDKKG from the coding sequence ATGACTATAAATGATAAAATAAAATACATAAATGAATCAAGAATTAAAAGACAAGAATTAATAAGGGATAGTAAGACAACAGAGGAAGTTGAATTATTAAAACAAATGACAAAGTATATTAAAGAAGTATATGGAAATACAAGTAATGTAACTATTGATATATTAAATGAATTAGGTGGAACTTCTAAATATATAGGAGATTATGAAACAGCGATAAATTCTTTAGTAGAAGCAAGAGAAATTATAGCAAACAAATTTTCAAAAGATTGTATACCATATGCTACAACAACTCTAAATTTAGCAGAAGTATATAGATTTAAAGGAGATATAACTAAATTAGAACCTTTATATTTACAAGTTAAAAAGATTTATGATGAATATGATATGCAAAAAACTTATGAATATGCAAGCATATGTAATAATTTAGGGCTATATTATCAAGATACAAATAGACCAAAAGAAGCATTAGAATTACATAAGACTAGTTATGATATATTGCAAGAATTAGTAGAGTATAAAATTGCATTAGCAACGACACTTAATAATATGGCATTAGCATATAGGGGAGTTGGAGAAATAGAAAAATCTGATGAATGTATAAAGTCATGTCTTAAAATGTATGAAAAAGAAGTAGGTAAAGGTCATGCTATGTATTCATCTGCACTTAATAGTATGGCAGTGGCAATGTTTCAAAAAGGAGATTTAGAAAAAGCCTTAGAATTATTTGAAAAAGGATTATTCATATGTGAGGCTTCATTTGGAACAGAGAGTATAAATTACAAAAAAGTAAAAGAAAATGTTGAAATGGTAAAAGAAACTATTAAACTTAGAGATAAGAAAGGGTAA
- the pip gene encoding prolyl aminopeptidase, with product MRELYDELVPYNSGYIKVSDIHEVYYEQCGNPNGIPIVYVHGGPGGGSGNLARKFFNKDKYRVVIFDQRGAGRSKPFVELRENTTFDLVDDMEKIRELLGIDKWILFGGSWGTALSLVYAINHPNRVSGMILRGIFLARKSDVSWLYEGGAGYFFPQEFDKYISILTDDEKKNIIPSYMKYLGSNDMNIVSKYAKYWNDWETSCVALYPRPLANEVTEYDIAIARLECHYFTNNSFLPEDNYILNNVDKIKDIKTKICHGRYDVDCRPSGAYELYKKMNNCELVFVEGAGHSSMEKPVASKLIEFTDSWE from the coding sequence ATGAGAGAACTATATGATGAATTAGTACCATATAATAGTGGTTACATAAAAGTATCTGATATACACGAAGTATATTATGAGCAGTGTGGTAATCCTAATGGTATACCAATAGTATATGTTCATGGTGGACCAGGTGGTGGTTCAGGTAATTTAGCGAGAAAATTTTTTAATAAAGATAAATATAGAGTAGTAATATTTGACCAAAGGGGTGCAGGTAGGTCTAAACCTTTCGTGGAACTTAGGGAAAATACTACCTTTGACTTAGTAGATGACATGGAAAAAATTCGTGAATTATTAGGAATTGATAAGTGGATTTTATTTGGTGGAAGTTGGGGAACTGCACTTAGTTTAGTATATGCAATAAATCATCCTAATAGAGTTTCTGGTATGATACTTCGTGGTATATTTCTAGCAAGAAAAAGTGATGTTTCATGGTTATATGAAGGTGGAGCAGGCTACTTTTTCCCACAAGAATTTGATAAATATATTTCTATTTTAACAGATGATGAAAAGAAAAATATTATACCTAGTTATATGAAATATTTGGGAAGTAATGATATGAACATAGTTTCAAAATATGCTAAATATTGGAATGATTGGGAAACTAGTTGTGTAGCATTATACCCTAGACCGCTAGCAAATGAAGTTACAGAATACGATATTGCAATAGCAAGATTAGAGTGTCATTATTTCACTAATAATAGTTTCTTACCAGAAGATAACTATATTTTAAATAATGTAGATAAAATAAAAGATATAAAAACTAAAATATGTCATGGTAGATATGACGTTGATTGTAGACCTAGTGGAGCTTATGAATTATATAAGAAAATGAATAATTGTGAATTAGTTTTTGTTGAAGGAGCGGGGCATTCATCTATGGAAAAACCTGTCGCATCTAAATTAATAGAATTTACAGATAGTTGGGAGTAA
- a CDS encoding type I restriction endonuclease subunit R, with protein MSLNYTENSYENSILELFKNMGYRYVYGPNLERDFYSPLYETVLEESLYRLNPNLPVEAINEALYKLKNFDSLELVQNNVKFMDYIQNGISVKYFIEGEEVSNIVYIVDYNNVDNNSFIVSNQWSFIENTTRRPDILLFLNGLPIVVIELKSPSREETDASDAYLQLRNYMKDIPSMFIYNAICIMSDQLISKAGTITSVEDRFMEWKTVDGSYEHTREADFETFFNGIFQRHRLLDIIKNFICFNNEGYTQFKILGAYHQYFAVKKAIESTKKAINTDGRGGVFWHTQGSGKSLSMVFYAHLLQEELDSPTIVVITDRNDLDDQLYGQFAKCKDFLRQSPVQAESREHLKKLLDGRKSNGIFFTTMQKFEELDKPMSDRKNIIVMADEAHRSQYGLVEKTKTIIDEKGYETEKIISGTARIIRNNLPNATYIGFTGTPISSRDRSTIEVFGDYIDIYDMTQAVEDGATRPVYYESRVMNIKLDEKTLEKIDHEYSCVAEKATPYIIEKSKKELATMEAILGNDETITSLVEDIITHYEENRENLLTGKAMIVAYSRTIAMKIYEKILEFRPAWNEKVKIIMTESNQDPEEWKAIIGNKRERIELGKKFKDNNDEMKIAIVVDMWLTGFDVPSLATMYVYKPMKSHNLMQAIARVNRVFKGKEGGLVVDYIGIATELKNAMNDYTVRDRKNYGETNIKDVAYPKFIEKLEICKDLFHGYNYNKFKNGTDLERSRAVTGGLNFMLSPNKIKDKELFIKESGLMKQALSLCSSIVEKDLRYEAVFFESIRVLIMKLLNKGEENKISLKELNDRINELLKHSIKSEGIINLFDVSKKEFSIFDPKFLEDISNIKEKNLAVEILKKLINGQVKVYKKTNIIKSKEFSQIMQEVMNKYLNNMLTNEEVIEELLNLAKHIREAHKIGNELGLTSDELAFYDALTKPRAVKDFYENEELVIITKELADSLRKNQTVDWQKKESARATMRKIIKRLLKSHKYPPEGFEDAINIVMKQCELWADNLYV; from the coding sequence ATGTCTTTAAATTATACTGAAAATTCTTATGAAAATAGTATTTTAGAATTATTTAAAAATATGGGTTACAGATATGTTTATGGTCCAAATTTAGAAAGAGATTTTTATTCTCCATTATATGAAACAGTATTAGAGGAATCTTTATATAGACTAAATCCTAATTTACCAGTAGAAGCTATAAATGAAGCTTTATATAAGCTTAAAAATTTTGATAGTTTAGAATTAGTGCAAAATAATGTAAAGTTTATGGATTATATTCAAAATGGAATATCTGTAAAATATTTTATTGAAGGAGAAGAAGTTTCTAATATTGTATATATTGTAGATTATAATAATGTTGATAATAATTCTTTTATTGTGTCTAATCAATGGAGTTTTATAGAAAATACAACAAGAAGACCAGATATTTTGTTATTTTTAAATGGGTTACCTATAGTAGTCATAGAATTAAAATCACCTTCAAGAGAAGAAACGGATGCTAGTGATGCATATTTACAATTGAGAAATTATATGAAAGATATTCCTTCAATGTTTATATATAATGCTATTTGTATTATGAGTGATCAACTTATAAGCAAAGCAGGAACTATAACATCAGTTGAAGATAGATTTATGGAATGGAAAACAGTGGATGGAAGTTATGAACATACTCGTGAAGCTGATTTTGAAACATTTTTTAATGGTATATTTCAAAGACATAGATTATTGGATATTATAAAAAATTTTATTTGTTTTAATAATGAAGGTTATACACAATTTAAAATATTAGGTGCATATCATCAATATTTCGCAGTAAAAAAAGCAATTGAATCTACTAAAAAAGCTATAAATACAGATGGTAGAGGTGGAGTATTTTGGCATACACAAGGAAGTGGTAAATCATTATCAATGGTATTTTATGCACATTTATTGCAAGAAGAATTAGATAGTCCGACTATTGTAGTAATAACTGATAGAAATGATTTAGATGATCAATTATATGGACAGTTTGCAAAATGTAAGGATTTTTTAAGACAATCACCTGTACAAGCTGAAAGTAGAGAACATTTGAAAAAATTACTTGATGGTAGAAAATCTAATGGAATTTTCTTTACCACCATGCAAAAATTTGAAGAATTAGATAAACCTATGTCAGATAGAAAAAATATTATAGTTATGGCGGATGAAGCTCATAGAAGTCAATATGGGTTAGTAGAAAAAACGAAAACAATTATTGATGAAAAAGGGTATGAAACAGAAAAAATAATAAGTGGAACAGCTAGAATTATAAGAAATAATTTACCTAATGCTACATATATAGGATTTACAGGGACCCCTATTTCTAGCAGAGACAGAAGTACAATAGAAGTTTTTGGAGATTATATAGATATTTATGATATGACACAAGCGGTAGAAGATGGAGCAACTAGACCAGTTTATTATGAAAGTCGTGTAATGAATATTAAATTAGATGAGAAGACTTTAGAAAAAATTGATCATGAATATTCATGTGTAGCAGAAAAAGCTACGCCTTATATAATAGAAAAAAGCAAAAAAGAACTTGCTACAATGGAAGCAATTTTGGGTAATGATGAAACAATAACTTCTTTGGTTGAAGATATAATAACTCACTATGAAGAAAATAGAGAAAATCTTTTAACAGGAAAAGCAATGATTGTTGCATATTCGAGAACTATTGCTATGAAAATCTATGAAAAAATATTAGAATTTAGACCAGCTTGGAATGAAAAAGTTAAAATAATAATGACAGAAAGTAATCAAGATCCAGAAGAATGGAAAGCAATTATAGGAAATAAAAGGGAAAGAATAGAATTAGGAAAAAAATTTAAAGATAATAATGACGAAATGAAAATAGCTATTGTTGTTGATATGTGGCTTACTGGTTTTGATGTACCATCTCTTGCAACGATGTATGTATATAAACCAATGAAAAGTCATAATTTAATGCAAGCTATAGCTAGAGTAAATAGAGTTTTTAAAGGAAAAGAAGGTGGACTTGTTGTTGATTATATAGGGATAGCAACAGAACTTAAAAATGCAATGAATGACTATACAGTAAGAGATAGAAAAAATTATGGAGAAACAAATATTAAAGATGTTGCATATCCAAAATTTATTGAAAAATTAGAAATATGCAAAGATCTATTTCATGGTTATAATTATAATAAATTTAAAAATGGTACAGATCTTGAAAGGTCAAGAGCAGTTACTGGTGGTTTAAATTTTATGCTTTCACCAAATAAAATTAAAGATAAGGAATTGTTTATAAAAGAATCAGGATTAATGAAACAAGCATTATCTTTGTGTTCATCTATTGTTGAAAAAGATTTAAGATATGAGGCAGTATTCTTTGAATCAATAAGAGTTCTCATAATGAAATTATTAAATAAAGGTGAAGAGAATAAAATTTCTCTTAAAGAACTTAATGATAGAATAAATGAATTGCTAAAACATAGTATAAAAAGTGAAGGAATTATAAATTTATTTGATGTTAGTAAAAAAGAATTTTCAATTTTTGATCCTAAGTTTTTGGAAGATATTTCAAATATAAAAGAAAAAAATCTTGCTGTAGAAATATTAAAAAAACTTATAAATGGACAAGTTAAAGTGTATAAAAAAACTAATATAATTAAGAGTAAAGAATTTAGTCAAATTATGCAAGAAGTTATGAATAAATATTTAAATAACATGTTAACTAATGAAGAAGTCATAGAAGAACTTTTAAATTTAGCAAAACACATAAGAGAAGCCCATAAAATAGGAAACGAATTAGGACTTACAAGTGATGAATTGGCTTTTTATGATGCATTGACTAAACCAAGAGCAGTTAAAGATTTTTATGAAAATGAAGAATTGGTTATAATAACAAAGGAATTAGCAGATTCACTTAGAAAAAATCAAACAGTAGATTGGCAAAAAAAAGAATCTGCAAGAGCAACAATGCGTAAAATAATTAAAAGATTACTTAAAAGTCATAAATATCCACCTGAAGGATTTGAAGATGCTATAAATATTGTAATGAAACAATGTGAATTATGGGCAGATAATTTATATGTATAA